In the genome of Scyliorhinus torazame isolate Kashiwa2021f chromosome 27, sScyTor2.1, whole genome shotgun sequence, one region contains:
- the wdr83 gene encoding WD repeat domain-containing protein 83, which produces MAFPVPRPQIPRLPTRRIREIPTGQRAVRAARFNVDGNYCLTCGSDKSLKLWNPHRGTLLKTYCGHGYEVLDAAGSCDNSQICSCGADKTVILWDVATGKLVRKFRGHGGKVNCVQFNEESTVIVSGSIDTSIRCWDCRSRTSEPIQILDEAKDGVSSVQVSDHEILSGSVDGRIRRYDLRMGQVFVDFIGSPISSVCWSRDGQCSLSSSLDFTLRLLDKETGELLGDYTGHKNTEYKLDCCFNESDTHVVSGSEDGLVYFWDLVKGSLAVTLPVGKGVVQSVSYHPTQSCLLTATQGVVQLWGDETYEVDTQSAL; this is translated from the exons ATGGCGTTTCCGGTTCCGCGGCCTCAgattccgcggctcccgacgcggCGGATCCGGGAGATCCCCACCGGCCAGCGCGCcgtgcgggcggcgcgattcaacg TGGATGGTAATTACTGTCTGACATGTGGTAGTGACAAATCTCTAAAGCTGTGGAATCCACACCGAGGAACTCTCCTGAAGACCTATTGTGGACATGGATATGAAGTTCTGGATGCTGCCGG CTCCTGTGATAATAGTCAGATCTGTTCATGTGGAGCCGACAAAACTGTCATCCTGTGGGATGTGGCCACGGGAAAGCTGGTCCGGAAGTTCCGGGGTCACGGAGGG AAAGTGAATTGTGTTCAATTCAACGAGGAATCCACGGTCATTGTTTCAG GTTCCATCGACACCTCCATTCGATGCTGGGACTGCCGTTCACGGACATCGGAGCCGATTCAAATCCTGGATGAGGCGAAGGATGGGGTTTCCAGTGTCCAAGTCTCAGACCACGAAATCCTGTCCGG GTCCGTTGATGGACGTATTCGGAGGTATGATCTACGGATGGGACAGGTGTTTGTAGATTTCATTGGAA GTCCGATATCAAGTGTGTGTTGGAGCCGGGATGGTCAGTGTTCGCTCAGCTCTAGCCTGGATTTCACACTGCGCCTGCTGGATAAGGAGACTGGGGAGCTCCTTGGAGA CTATACGGGACACAAGAACACAGAATATAAGCTGGATTGTTGCTTCAATGAGTCTGACACACACGTGGTGAGCGGCTCTGAGGATGGACTCGTCTATTTTTGGGATCTGGTCAAG GGATCCCTTGCTGTCACTCTACCTGTTGGGAAGGGGGTGGTGCAGTCCGTGAGCTACCATCCCACACAGTCCTGTTTGCTCACTGCCACTCAGGGTGTCGTCCAGCTCTGGGGAGACGAGACCTACGAGGTGGACACGCAGAGCGCTTTGTGA
- the wdr83os gene encoding PAT complex subunit Asterix — MADVRRPNKILRYKPPASDNNPTLEDPTPDYMNLLGMIFSMCGLMLKLKWCAWIAVYCSFISFANSRSSEDTKQMMSSFMLSISAVVMSYLQNPQPMSPPW; from the exons ATGGCGGATGTGCGGCGGCCGAACAAAATCCTGAG GTACAAACCACCGGCGAGTGACAATAATCCAACTCTGGAGGACCCAACTCCTGATTATATGAATCTGCTCGGGATGATTTTCAGCATGTGTGGCCTGATGTTGAAG TTGAAGTGGTGTGCATGGATTGCTGTTTACTGCTCCTTTATCAGTTTTGCAAACTCCCGCAGCTCTGAAGACACCAAACAAATGATGAGCAGCTTCAT GTTGTCAATTTCAGCAGTGGTGATGTCGTACCTGCAGAACCCACAGCCAATGTCACCACCATGGTAA